Proteins encoded in a region of the Phaenicophaeus curvirostris isolate KB17595 chromosome 1, BPBGC_Pcur_1.0, whole genome shotgun sequence genome:
- the LOC138716681 gene encoding vitelline membrane outer layer protein 1-like — MKFLVPATLLLLLSLCILCTAGREYVSVLTVPNGGHWGKWGTRQFCRYGYANGFALKVEPSGFGRDDTALNGIRLRCQDDSIIESSVGKWGTWTSYQICPKGHLISFSLRTEESQGEGDDTAANNIQFRCLDETVLIGDGLSWGTFGSWSKSCNICGLQTKVEHPQGFGDDTALNNVRFFCCKQALTPSS, encoded by the exons ATGAAGTTCCTCGTGCCAGCTAcactcctcctgctcctctccctctgcatCCTGTGCACAGCGGGGCGTGAATACGTCTCCGTCCTCACCGTGCCCAACGGAGGCCACTGGGGCAAGTGGGGGACTCGGCAATTTTGTCGCTATGGCTATGCCAATGGATTTGCCCTGAAG GTGGAGCCATCCGGGTTTGGAAGAGATGACACAGCTCTGAACGGCATACGCCTGCGATGTCAAGATGACTCAATCATCGAGTCCTCGGTGGGGAA gtgggGTACCTGGACCAGCTACCAGATTTGCCCTAAAGGTCACTTGATCTCCTTCTCTCTGAGAACAGAGGAGTCCCAAGGAGAAGGTGATGACACAGCAGCCAACAACATCCAGTTCAGATGCTTAGATGAAACTGTGCTAATAGGTGATGGGCTATCGTGGGGAACATTTGGCTCATGGAGCAAAAGCTGCAACATATGTGGCCTTCAGACCAAGGTGGAGCACCCACAGGGGTTTGGAGATGACACAGCGCTCAACAATGTGAGGTTCTTCTGCTGTAAACAAGCACTTACTCCATCTTCGTGA